The nucleotide window TCCCAGCGCGCACCCCCTCGCTCCCCCACATGCAGCCGACCCATGAGCAGCAGCGGGGCGCCCCCTTTTTTTCTTATTTAAATAATTCAAGAATTTGAAATAGTTCCAAAATTTTAAGAAGAATAATTTTTGCGAAAAAGTTCGTGGCGCCAAAAAATTCATTATTTAAAAAATTCAAGTGAATTTGGAATGTTCACGAGTTTGAAATGTTTGTGATTTGAAAAAAATTCATTATTTAAAAAATGCAAGTGAATTTGGATATTgcggaacattttttgaatttgatgACCTATTTTTAAACATTATGGTGAATAAATTTTGAATATGATGAAcaaattttttttgaagaaaaatgtatgaacaaattttgaatttgatgaacatttttcgaAATTGATgaaaaaatgtcaaatttgaTGTATTTTTTTAAAACgatgaacaaattttgaattttgATGAAGAAAAAATGAATTTGATGAACATTATTTGGTATTCAATCAACAAATTTTgaatccgatgaacttttttatCCTTGATGAACAAAATTTGTAATAATAGAACACCTTCTTGGAAAAAAATAGATGAACAAATTTTTAATTCGATGAACAAAAAAATGCTTGTGGAATTGAAAAGAAAAAATGAAGAAAGGTGAAAAATTGTAGAAGaataaagagaaagaaaaaaaaataaaaaaataaaagaaacgaaaaaaagaagaagaaaggaaagaaaaaaTTAGAAAAATGGGCCAGCCCATACGACACCCGCGCTGCGAGGGGGGTACACGCTACCTCTGATCGCGAGCTCCCTACGCGCTGTATAGGATTCCCTGTCTGGCAAGGCTCCACGGGTTGCTTGAGCTGGGTTTCCATCGATCTCGCAGATGGGACCGAGGCCCACATACCTTGTTGGGCTACCGGGGATTGTTGGGTTGGAGCAGGTGCTTGATTTTGGTGTTAGTGATTTTGTGAATTATAGAAAAGAAGAGTGATTTCGTGAATTCATGGGTGTCGGCGGGCTCCTGCAAAGGTCACTTTTCTTTGCTTAAGAGCATGTCAAATGGTGCACCCAACCACCGCCACGTGTTGCACTTTGAGCGGGttttttttttcttcagaaaGCAACACTTTTCAGCGAGCTGCAGGAAGCTCAATTGTGCTTTAAAGAAAAGCACGGCCTAGCACCTACGGAAGCACCTATGTGCTTCTCAAAATGGAAAAATATAGTTGTACTTCGTGCCTCCTGAAAGGGAAAAGCATAATTGTGTTTTCATCGGCAAAAAACAGGAAAATACAGTTTGTGCTTCTGCCAGAAAGCACCGCTGTGATTCCACGAGAAGCACAACATGTGCTTcccaaaaaaaaaagaaaaaaatgcaaTTGTGCTCGTGGGCATGTTGTTTTTTCTTCCGGTTTTTTGTTTCCATTTTTTTGGTTGGCAgtcttttttgtttttgtttttttttgtttctttggGTTTTTTTCAGTTGGGAAAACCATAACTAAGGTTTACAAACCTCAATCTTCAATGCCCTGATGCATCCATTATTCATATTGTTTTTTGCGGGGGATATTCATATTGGTCTTGCGGAGTAGAAATTATGTTCACTGGATGGATGAAGGTGCATCCACCATCGGTTTCTTCTTCGGCAAATTAGTCGGACAACATAAAGAAAAGTAGGGCGTGTCAATAAGAGCGGTGCAGCAAACGCTCACTTCCAGTAAGTACACTATGCTTTCTAATTTTGGAGTTCTCTGATTCAATTGAGGCGTCAATCTTTGATTCACGATTTTGACCAGGTTAATGATTTTGATTGATGTTATTTTGAATTTGGTGGTAGTTTTATTCAtgtgaggtgttcaattttgcaTCTAGTTCACAATTAAGACCGGTCAACGATTTTGATTGAGGTGACTAATTTTGAATTTGGTTCATGATTTTGACCGGGTCAATAATTTCTCAAATCGTCCGGCAACAACACAAGAGTCCTGCCCACCTCCTCATTACCTGGCAAAAAAATCATCAACATGTGACACTATAGCATCAATATAGTACATGTGGTCGCCAACGCAAGAAATTTTGCCACATACATATGGATAGATTAGCAGTTAACACAGAATCACACTTCTAAAGGGCCCACCAAAATATCAATTTTTTAAAAAAGACATACACCATCAACTCCCTCGCATGCCAaactaaaagaaaaaaaatcccgACAACACAAACGGCGCAGGAAAGCATGGACAACCCTTCTAGTAATGAAGTATATAAGAACTTATGACATTTAACATTAGGAGGATAAGCATAATTTTAATTTATTTTGGTGGACCATAAAATCAATCTCATAGATCGCCATAAAGGCAAAAGATCCGTAAATTTGTTTAGGTCGCTCACCTGAGGCGGCAAAAACGTCCGTCGTCAATCGATGTGGCATCGGACATTGAGGCCGATGTcggcagggggggggggggggggggggggggggggggggggggatggtgGTGGTAGTTGGGTAGGGACGAAGCTAGAAAAAAAACACTTGATGTGGTCATATCCATGGCAATGGGGTCATCTTCCATAAATCAACAGTGATTAGTACTAAGTTACTGAAGGATTTAGTACTTTCATTGAGTCAATTGACCCCAATGCCTATGGATCTGTATCCTCTAACATTGAGAAGGGAAGTTAGAGAAGCTACAGTACCCTAACTTTTCTTCTTTTTATCCATATAATTAAGGCTAAAATGACTTAAAGTAATTTGCAAATTGATGATCTATTGTGTACATGTATAGTAATTACATATAAACAAATTGATGGTGAAATAAAATTAATTTAAATTATTTATATCTACAGTAAACAACCTGGTAACTACCTACTAACAGTTCTAACTTTCTTTTATCATTTTACACTAGGCTAGCACTGTAGCGTGGTGACTTTCCTTCTCTATGTTAAAGGATCCGGTTCCAATGCCTATATGCTAACTCCGTCCCTGTAGTTGGCAGGGTGAGCGTGAGAGACGACCACGAATCATACGTGACTGATTTTCTAGGCGGATGGGGCGACCGACAGTTTTCCGGTAATTTGCTTAACAAATAGGGGTAATCCCCTGAAGTGGACTTTTTGTATTAACTTGATGGCCAAAAGCAAGAGAAATTTTGTTTTTCTGGATTTTAGATTACACTAGGATTCTTCAAAATTCTTTGTTAAAAAAGGATTCTTCAAAATTCTTTGTTAAAAAAGACTTCAAAATTCTTATAAAAAGGTTTCATGCCAAACCGAGGTTTTTTTTGTGATCTTGATTCAAAAGGATTAACCCTCATAGCATCTTCACTAACACCCTCAGGCCACTTTTTAAAGGCCGGCGAGCAAAAAAAAGGCCCTAGAAATTTGGCATCGGAGCCACTTCACTGCCGGGCGGAGAAGTATAGAAGGGCTCTACACTAGAGTGCGTACCCTGGCCTGATCCCCACTCCCAAAAGCGCCGCAAATCACATCCCCATCCCCAAATCGAGTTCCCCTAGCGAGTGCTCACGGTGACCCGCGACTCCCACGCGTCCCCATCCCCGCCGCCGGCGGACCCGCAAGTTGTGATCTTTGGAGGCTGCATCCATGGAGAACATGCCGGAGCAGCGGCGGCCGAAGCTCTCCGACGCCGCGGATGCCGGAGGCGGCGAGGACCGCCTCGGCGCGCTGCACGACGACATCCTCATCCGCATCCTCCTCAAGTCCGGCGACGCAGCCGCAGCCGCTCGGACCAGCGTCCTCGCCCGCCGCTGGCGTCACCTCTGGGCCCTTCTCCCGGCGCTCTACTTCTTCCGCCCGACCGACCCCCGCCGCATACGCTCTGCCCTCGCCGCCCACCAAGCTCCGGTGCTCCAAGCGCTCGTCGTCATCGCACAGGGCGCCTCTCCCGGATCCGCGGGGGCGTGGCTTCCCATTGCCGCGCGCCGCCTCTCCGGCCCATTGGTTTTCCGCGTGCTGCGGCGGAGCACAGCTAAGAAAAGAGCCGCCTTGAAGCTGCCGTGCTTCGAGAAGGCCACCAAAATCGTGCTGCGACTAGGGTTTCTCCGCCTCGCGCTGCCGCCTTCCGGTGTATTCACCCGGATCCATCTTCTCATGCTGATGGAAGTCCGGCTGCGTGGTCCGTGTGGGCTCGGCGAGGCTGTCTCCTCGCCGCGGTGCCCATCCTTGCGGAGACTCGTCGTGAAGGATGCCTATGGTCTGGGCGACCTCACAATCCACTCAGAATGCCTTCTAAAACTGGAGCTATTTCGTCTGCCTGACTTGCAGAGTCTCACCGTCGTGGCGCCAGCACTCCAGCTGTTAAAACTGGATAATTGCTTTGCTCTGAGTTCGAGGCAACCAGTTGCCAACATCTCTGCCCCTCATCTGATGTGGCTCGCGTGGATGGATGATTATGATCAAAACTCTGTCCAGCTTGGTGAGATGGCATACCTGCAATCGCTTGTCACCCAACATTTTATCATGT belongs to Triticum urartu cultivar G1812 chromosome 7, Tu2.1, whole genome shotgun sequence and includes:
- the LOC125522388 gene encoding putative FBD-associated F-box protein At5g56390; the encoded protein is MENMPEQRRPKLSDAADAGGGEDRLGALHDDILIRILLKSGDAAAAARTSVLARRWRHLWALLPALYFFRPTDPRRIRSALAAHQAPVLQALVVIAQGASPGSAGAWLPIAARRLSGPLVFRVLRRSTAKKRAALKLPCFEKATKIVLRLGFLRLALPPSGVFTRIHLLMLMEVRLRGPCGLGEAVSSPRCPSLRRLVVKDAYGLGDLTIHSECLLKLELFRLPDLQSLTVVAPALQLLKLDNCFALSSRQPVANISAPHLMWLAWMDDYDQNSVQLGEMAYLQSLVTQHFIMYGEDYHSSHNRNGVCLLRHFEHLHRLVLTLQCPKDIANKKYFMEQITRLPNIKLLELGITACGHSFGASLFHVMRMCTAIRALVLGLNVALEDEEETLCPSDCICDQPPSWKTEELVLNRLEVVEISGFRGTEHEINAVKQICSWATVLRRMTVKFHDSITENKAEVLCELLVTFSRLGLDMIFIYRMP